GCGCAACCCTTGATGGCCCTTTGACTGACTGCGCTGCGATGGCTGGAAACGCTCATGCGATACCCATCCTGTACCCCGCTATGTGCGAGATCTGCTACTGGCTCTTAACTGGCCCACGCGGCGCAGGGATTATGGGTATGACGGTCGGGAGATGCTTCCCGCATTCTCCCTCGGCTCGATCATGAGAAAGCCATGCTGGCCACCGTACTGCGCTCTGCCCAGGTCCTTCATCGGCGCCCAGTTTACGGGCGCGCTCCAGTTTCTCGTCAGAGGACGATGTAACAAGGACACGCGCCCCGTGCGCCTTTGCAAACTGCATTGCAAAAAGCGATACGCCGCCGGTGCCGAGCACGAGAGTTGTCTTGTGCGGTCCCAGTCCAGCACTGCGAATGGCGCGCCAAGCCGTGGTTGCCGCTATCGGTAAGGTGGCAGATTCAGCGTTCGATAGATGCGCCGGCGTGCGGACCAGCGAACGCAGGAACCACCACATACTCCGCAAGGCTACCAGGAAGATCGATGCCACGACGCGGTCCACCATCGGCGGTGGGCATCCGGCCATCTTGCCAGTTGGGAATGAAATGCGGGATGACCCGTTCTCCAACCTTCCAGTCGGCCACAGGCGCGCCGATATCCGCGATCTCGCCCGCCCCGTCTGTTACGGGGATGATCGGAAAATTGTTGAGGGAGTACTTACCGGTGGCAACGGCGATATCAAGAAAGTTCAACGAAGCGACCCGCAGACGAACTAACACATCACCCGGGCCTGGGACGGGATCAGGATAAGTGCAGGAATGCAGTGAATCGACACGTGGCGCTGCTAGCTCAATGACTTTCATGGTTTCTACCAGTTCGTCGTTTAGATGGCCGCGGAATCGATTCGATTCCACACCTTGCCAGCACGCGAAATACTACGGATAAGTAGGTTTAGCGTCAGTGATCTCCACTGATGAAAAGCGCGTTTGCGGGGATTAACGAGCACTCGCAGAATTCTGTATCGTAGGGTTATGCAGCGAGGCTTTGTATTGTTAGGTGTATTGTTCCTGATATTCGTGGGTTCGCATAAACCCTCCCGTGCACAGACCCCAGCCATGGCGCGCGACATCGCCCTGAACGATTTGGCACGCCGAGACACTACTATTCACTGGCCAAAAGGTTTCGACCCTGCAACGGCCGCGCAGTTCAGCCATAATGAGCTTCTCATTCCGGCACCATGCGAGCATGTCTTCGCGCAGATGGCAAACGTTACCGCATGGCCAGAATGGTTCATCCTGGTAAAAGATGTCAGGGTTGAGGGACCGAACAAAACTCCAGGACTAGGGCGTACTCTCTCGCTATCCATCTTCAACACACCCATCACAGCAAAGATCACGGAGTGGGTTCCCGGAAAGCGCCTAAGCTGGACACCCGAAACTGTCGCGCCATCTGAGTCGAGTCACTACCATGCGTGGCACTTCATACCTGTCGAGGGCGGCTGCAGAGCAGTGACAGAAGAGGTAGGCGTGGGACCAGCCGACAAGAAGCTGGGGACCGAAGGCAGCTTTTACATGCATCGAGCACACGACCTATGGTTAGCCTCGCTAAGATACGCTTCCGAGTAGCTTTAGAAGGCTTGCGCGCTGCGTGTATCGCTTCGGCGAAGGCACGAGTCGTCGCTTCAGTATCAGGGAATCTTCCTGTGTTTATCAATCTGGGCTAGCTTGCGTTGGTCGAGCATGGCGTAGCAATGGGTTATCTTTGTCTAGCTGACTGCCTATGCCCACCCGCCCCCACCTGGCCGTACTGCTCGACGACTTCCGTCGCTTCGGCCGCCAGACAGCCATCGTCCAGTACACCGGCAACCGCCGCAAAGCGACAACCTACGCAGAGATCGCAAACCTGGCCGGACGCTTCGCCGCACTCCTGGTCTCACGCAACCTCCAACCAGGCGACCGCCTCATCCTCTGGGCACAGAACAGCGCCGAATGGGTCGCCGCCTTTCACGCCTGCATCCTCCGCGGCATCATTGTCGTCCCACTCGACGCCTACGGCACCCCCGACTTCGCCACAAGAGTAGCCTCCGACGTCCGGCCCTCCCTCATCGTCGGCGACGCCATGCTCCTACAAACCCTCCCCAACGACTGGCCACATCTTTCGTTCGAAGACTGGCCCACCACCCTTCCCCCCGCCGTAACGGCAGATCAAGCCAACCCCATCCCCACCCTCTCCCATGACACGCCCCTCCAGATCCTCTTCACCTCCGGCACCACCGGCGACCCCAAAGGTATCGTCCACACCCACGGCAACATCCTCTCCAGCTTCGAACCCATCCGCACCGCCGCCCAACCCTACATGCGCTACGAGCGCATCGTCCACCCCCTCCGCTTCCTCCACACCCTCCCCCTCAGCCACGTCTTCGGCCAGATGATGGGCCTCTGGGTCCCCTCCATCTTCGCCGCCGAGGTCCACTTCGAATCCCGCCTCACCGCCCCCCGCCTCATCGAAACCATTCGCCGCGAACGCATCTCCGTCCTCGCCGGAGTTCCCCGCGTACTCGCCCTGCTCAAAACCCACCTGGAAACCGAAAACTCAAACCTCACGGCACGTATTGAAGCCGCCAAAGGCATCTCCGCGCAAAAACGCTGGTGGCGCTTCCGCGACATCCACTCCCTCTTTGGCTTCAAGTACTGGGCCTTCGTCACCGGCGGCGGCGCCCTCCCCGTACCCATCGAGCAGTTCTGGAACGCCCTCGGCTTCGTCCTCGTCCAGGGCTACGGCATGACCGAAACCTCCGCCCTCATCACCCTCAACCACCCCTTCAAAGTCGCCCGCGGCACCATGGGCAAGCCCCTCCCCGGTCGCGACGTCAAAATCCAGCCCGACGGCGAAGTCCTCGTCCGCGGCCCCATGATCTCCCCCGCCACCTGGTCCGGTGGTGCCCTTCAACCCCGCACCGACGAGTGGTTAGCCACCGGCGATCTCGCCGAAGCCCAACCCACCGGCGAACTCCGCTTCCTTGGCCGCAAGAGCGAGACCATCGTCACCGCCACCGGCGTCAATCTCCACCCCGAAGACCTCGAAGCCGCCTTCGAGCCAGAACCCGAGGTAGCCGCCTGCGCCGTAGTCCCCATCGCAACCCCCACTGGACCCGAACCCTGCGCCGTCCTAGCCCTTCGCACCACCCCCGACCATGCCCCAGACCGCGCCCCCGCCATCCTGCAACGTGCCAACACCCGCCTAGCCGAGTTCCAGCGCATCCGCCGCTGGGCCCTCTGGTCCGAACCCGATCTCCCCCGCACCTCCACCGGCAAGATCAAACGCGCAGCCGTAGCCAACTGGCTGACCAGCAGGGAAGCCAACAACGGCAACGCAGCCCCGTCAACACCAGCCACCACCTCCACCGACTGGCTCCTAACCCTCATAGCCCGCATCACAGGCGAAGGCGTCCCTCCCGAAAACGAAATCCAAAATAAAGACCTACGCCTCGCCGAAGACTTGCGTCTCGACAGCCTTGGCCGCGTCCAGCTCCAGGACGCGCTCGAAGAAAAACTCGGCGTCGCATTTCCCCAAGAGCAATACGACAAGGTAGAGACGCTCCCCGAGCTATGCCACCTCGTCGCAAACTCTGGCAATAGAGGAGTCTCGGAAGATCAATCGGTTACGCGTCCCGAGCAAATTGAATTCGCCGAAACCGCCGACCTCAACGCGCTGACAAAAAAGCTTCAGGCGACCCAACAGCCCGAAGCGCCGATCCCGGCAGAAGCTACCCACTACCTCTACCCTCACTGGTCCTGGCAACTACCCATCCGCTGGATTCGCACCGCCTTCGTCGAGTGTGTAGCCCAACCCCTGGTCTGGTTCTTAGCCGCACCCCGCGTGTCACCAGCAGCTCGGCCATATCAATCAATCCACCCGCAACAAGCAGACACGCAGCAAACAGACAAGCAGCCAACCGAACCGCTCCTCCTCATCGCCAACCACGTCACCGCCTACGATCTCCCCCTCCTCCTCTACGCCCTTCCCCGTGCTATCCGCCTCCGCACCGCCGTAGCCATGTCCGGCGAGATGCTCGAAGACTTTCGCCACGCCCGCAACCAGCAACCCTACTGGCTCAACCCCCTCGGCCCACCCACCTGGCTCCTTCTCACCGCGCTCTTCAACGTCTTTCCCCTCCCGCGTCTGCGCGACTTCCAGCTCAGCTTCGCCCACGCAGGCAACGCCCTCGACTACGGCTTCCACGTCGTCGTCTTCCCCGAGGGCACCCGCTCTACCGACGGCACCCTCGCCCCCTTCCGCCCTGGAATCGGCCTGCTGGTCAAGCAATCCTCAGCAGCAGTACTGCCCATGGCCATCCAGGGCTTAGGCGAACTCAAAACTCGCCGCCGTCGCTGGTTCCGTTCTGGCACCCTTCAGATCAACGTGGGCCAACCCATCCGCTTCTCCTCAAACGACACCGCAGCCGCCATCACCGCCCGCCTCCACGCCGAAGTAGAAAAACTTCTCGCCTCAAATCGACCATAGTGTTGTCGCTCAGCCAACGGCACCTTTGAGGACTATGCCAGCGATGTCGCAAACGTTAGCCGGACGGCCAATCATCTGGAACGCTTCCTGCCTCCTTAGGCTCGCAACGGTTCACAGAAGATTCACCTTATTGCCCACAGCATGGGCAATCGCGCGGTATGCGAAGCTCTTAAGTCGCTAAGCTACGACTGCACCGCGCACCCCATCCCCTGCTGCACTATCTCGTGCTGGCCGCGGCCGATAAGATGCGAAGACCTATCGTGAACTGGTATCGGCACTACGTCTGGGTCTCTACTTCTTCAAAGATAAGGCGGTCGCAGCCTCGGCAAAGCTGCATAAATCTCCTAGCAGGTGGTGTCCCGGTGCTCGCGCTGCCGGATGTCGAGAGCATCGACGCATCCGCCGCTGCAGCTGTTTGTTGGGTACCTGTGAGCGTGAGATTGGGTTTGGATGCTCGGGGATGTCCGCTATACTCAAAGCTCCTAATGCATCCCACCCAGTCATCCCAGTTCGAGCATGCGTCCCTTAAAAACTATTTGCTGGACCATGCCTATGACGAGATGTTCACCGGGCTCGGCGATTTGCATCGACACTGCGAACCACTGTTGGAGCATTTTTCGGCGCTGCCTTCGGAAGAGCTACAACGCAGAAAACAGGCGGCCGACCTCAGTTTCCTGAATCAGGGCATTACGTTTACGGTTTACGGCCGCGAAGAGGGGACAGAGAAGATCTTTCCGTATGACCTGATTCCTAGGATTATCACTGCGGCCGAGTGGGCGACAGTAGAGCACGGGCTGACGCAGCGAATTACGGCACTAAATCTTTTTCTGAAGGACATCTATAACGAGGGACGGATTCTCGATGATGGAATAGTACCGCGTGAGGTGGTCTATAGCTGCAAACACTACCGGCGTCAGATGATGGGGTTGCAGGTTCCGCGAAATGTCTACATTGCTGTATGCGGGACCGACCTGATTCGGTTGGAGAACGGCGAGTTTGTAGTGCTGGAGGATAATCTGCGCGTGCCTAGCGGAGTCAGCTACATGCTGACCAATCGCAGGGTGATGAAGCGGATCTTTCCGCAGCTGTTTCGAAGCTACAATGTGCGGCCGATTGAGCAGTACACGCAGTTGCTACTAGGAACGTTGCGGTCCCTGGCGCCGGAGGGACGACCAGAGCCGAATATCGTGCTGCTGTCGCCGGGAGTGTTCAACTCTGCTTACTTTGAGCATGCGTATCTTGCGCGGCAGATGGGGATCGAACTGGTTGAAGGACGCGATCTGGTAACGCATGACAAC
The nucleotide sequence above comes from Tunturibacter empetritectus. Encoded proteins:
- a CDS encoding zinc-binding dehydrogenase — its product is MVDRVVASIFLVALRSMWWFLRSLVRTPAHLSNAESATLPIAATTAWRAIRSAGLGPHKTTLVLGTGGVSLFAMQFAKAHGARVLVTSSSDEKLERARKLGADEGPGQSAVRWPAWLSHDRAEGECGKHLPTVIPIIPAPRGPVKSQ
- a CDS encoding alcohol dehydrogenase catalytic domain-containing protein is translated as MKVIELAAPRVDSLHSCTYPDPVPGPGDVLVRLRVASLNFLDIAVATGKYSLNNFPIIPVTDGAGEIADIGAPVADWKVGERVIPHFIPNWQDGRMPTADGGPRRGIDLPGSLAEYVVVPAFAGPHAGASIER
- a CDS encoding SRPBCC family protein, producing the protein MARDIALNDLARRDTTIHWPKGFDPATAAQFSHNELLIPAPCEHVFAQMANVTAWPEWFILVKDVRVEGPNKTPGLGRTLSLSIFNTPITAKITEWVPGKRLSWTPETVAPSESSHYHAWHFIPVEGGCRAVTEEVGVGPADKKLGTEGSFYMHRAHDLWLASLRYASE
- a CDS encoding AMP-binding protein → MPTRPHLAVLLDDFRRFGRQTAIVQYTGNRRKATTYAEIANLAGRFAALLVSRNLQPGDRLILWAQNSAEWVAAFHACILRGIIVVPLDAYGTPDFATRVASDVRPSLIVGDAMLLQTLPNDWPHLSFEDWPTTLPPAVTADQANPIPTLSHDTPLQILFTSGTTGDPKGIVHTHGNILSSFEPIRTAAQPYMRYERIVHPLRFLHTLPLSHVFGQMMGLWVPSIFAAEVHFESRLTAPRLIETIRRERISVLAGVPRVLALLKTHLETENSNLTARIEAAKGISAQKRWWRFRDIHSLFGFKYWAFVTGGGALPVPIEQFWNALGFVLVQGYGMTETSALITLNHPFKVARGTMGKPLPGRDVKIQPDGEVLVRGPMISPATWSGGALQPRTDEWLATGDLAEAQPTGELRFLGRKSETIVTATGVNLHPEDLEAAFEPEPEVAACAVVPIATPTGPEPCAVLALRTTPDHAPDRAPAILQRANTRLAEFQRIRRWALWSEPDLPRTSTGKIKRAAVANWLTSREANNGNAAPSTPATTSTDWLLTLIARITGEGVPPENEIQNKDLRLAEDLRLDSLGRVQLQDALEEKLGVAFPQEQYDKVETLPELCHLVANSGNRGVSEDQSVTRPEQIEFAETADLNALTKKLQATQQPEAPIPAEATHYLYPHWSWQLPIRWIRTAFVECVAQPLVWFLAAPRVSPAARPYQSIHPQQADTQQTDKQPTEPLLLIANHVTAYDLPLLLYALPRAIRLRTAVAMSGEMLEDFRHARNQQPYWLNPLGPPTWLLLTALFNVFPLPRLRDFQLSFAHAGNALDYGFHVVVFPEGTRSTDGTLAPFRPGIGLLVKQSSAAVLPMAIQGLGELKTRRRRWFRSGTLQINVGQPIRFSSNDTAAAITARLHAEVEKLLASNRP
- a CDS encoding alpha/beta hydrolase; this encodes MHLIAHSMGNRAVCEALKSLSYDCTAHPIPCCTISCWPRPIRCEDLS
- a CDS encoding circularly permuted type 2 ATP-grasp protein codes for the protein MHPTQSSQFEHASLKNYLLDHAYDEMFTGLGDLHRHCEPLLEHFSALPSEELQRRKQAADLSFLNQGITFTVYGREEGTEKIFPYDLIPRIITAAEWATVEHGLTQRITALNLFLKDIYNEGRILDDGIVPREVVYSCKHYRRQMMGLQVPRNVYIAVCGTDLIRLENGEFVVLEDNLRVPSGVSYMLTNRRVMKRIFPQLFRSYNVRPIEQYTQLLLGTLRSLAPEGRPEPNIVLLSPGVFNSAYFEHAYLARQMGIELVEGRDLVTHDNVVYMRTTIGLRRVDVIYRRVDDDFIDPLAFRGDSILGVAGLFNAYRAGNVTLANAFGTGVADDKALYAYVPEIIKYYLSEEPVLKNVETYLLTRPKERQHVLQNLDKLVVKAVGESGGYGMLIGPQSTKAQQEEFAQKIEADPRNYIAQPTISFSRAPCLIGDELQPRHVDLRPYVLYGDKVTIVPGGLTRVALNQGSLVVNSSQGGGSKDTWVLSQ